The DNA window tcctgaaagATGTCATCTGGCTCCATCTCTCTGGCCTGATCTGGTCAGGACACCACTAGTGTCACCAACTCCAGCTTAATCCTAAAAaaccacctgggatgtgagactgtCACTCACCCTTCCCCcttgtgttcttttccttctccacctTATTTCTTCgctttcctatccctctcctttttccttctgtctcatACAAGTCTTGCTTATCcagccaagactgtatattttgcaacattgtTTTAAGCTTGTAACCAGGAAAAGGTAGCTAAATGCAGTGCCCTGCATAACCTGATATTGGTACAAGATTGACAAGTCTTGGAGGAGCTGATTAGACCATGctctgcctgtgtttttccagtagTGAAGTTACAAACGAATGCCAACAGAGACAGACGCTGcactttctttctttgctgttctttcccCCCCCGCTTTGTGAgtatttgtcttgttttgttttctaggaaatgggattggactttaacaacgACAGCTTCGGCCCATTTCAACTAACTTCTCTCTTTTGTGGGGAAAAGTTATTACTAGCTTTAATACCATCTacaagactgtcaaacaagggtttTCTAAAATCTCTATCCAgctaaaaggaaagggaacaagaaacacggttaaaattaaagccttaatactttatatttcataTGCGTAaatgttttccttctttcttatCTTTAATAGAAAGCTTAAATTTTTAATGATgattgccatggtactaagcaggctgaagtcTATGTATACAAAGCCCCCAACCTCGTTTGAAATGCTTTAATGTTGTTAATGTGACCCAGTCAGTGTTCATCTTTGACTCTTTGGACCCATGTACTCCACCTACAATAATACAACAGAGGCTCTGTACAAGGAAGCATTTTAGGTGCTGTCAATCTCTGCAAGTGACACCAGGGCTgtaggggtggggaagagcaggggaaaCAGCCATATAGGAAGCATACCTCTCCTGTGAGCAGTTTCAGCAGCGTTGACTTCCCAGCACCATTGGGTCCCACAAGTGCCACACGTGTGTCCAGGTCAATCCCGAACTCCAGGTTATTATAGATCCAGGGCTGCAATCCACAGGGGAGACCGTCAGAGGGGTCATGCCACAAAACACCTGGTAAGCTGTGATAAGCAGGCCCAGCTTGGGCACTTCTGATAAGCCACAGCTGCAAGAGCTGAGCCCCTCCCCATGCTACAGTTTGATGGGGAAGCTGGGCCAGTGGCCTCAGGGTCCAaacaaggggagggggaaatcttcATGCAACGCAGGCAAGCACAGCACCAAGCGTGCCTGGGAACGGAGAATACTCACCCCATCCTTCATGTACTTGAAGCTGACATTCTGCACCATGATGACAGGAGGGGGGATTTTCCCACATGGTGGGAAATAAAACGACAGGGTCTGGGAACAAAACACATCCCCATGTTAAGTTCCTGCCCCACCCAGGGTACCAGAGGAGCCCTGCTGTTCAAATATGACTTGGCTTCCAAGTATGGAGGAGCAGCTGCTTGCATCCGTGGAGCCCAGAGAGCACCATGATGCCAGGGAGCAGTGGATGGCTTTACAAGTTGCTCCTAACAGCCACCAGGTCAAGCAGGCCTGTAACTCACTAGCAggaggtttgctgtgacattcaGCCCATTGCCGGCGACTGCCTACCCATTCTGCTTCCTTTGTGGGGTAGGTGTGTTCATGTCTCCACCCCCACTTTAATCCTTCAGCTGAAGGGAGGGGCTGCTCCCCCACCTCCAAGCCATTCAGCATTCATTGCTTTGGATCCCTTGGGAGGGTTGGACAAGCCTCCTCCCCCACGCTGGGATAAGAAGCCGCTGTATAGTAGCCCCCCATGCATTCTTCTTTGGCCAGTCTTCTGTTAGAGCTGGTGCTCCATTTactgcctccccccacagccactcCTGCTTCCAGCTCTGATGATTATTCCCAGCTGCAGGCTCATTTGACTTCTCCAGTCATATTTATAATCTTTGTCTCCCACAGACAATTCCACTTCTCCATCCTACCTTATCATTCACCACTCTCTCTGTTAGCCCGGAAGCCATCATTTTCTGAAGGGTCTTTTCTTTGCTTTGGGCCTGCCTGGCCAGCTTGGCACTGCCATGACCGAATCGTGCAATGTAATTCTGTAACGAGACAAGGGATTACCTTGTGGCAGCTGCCATAATGGGGTGCATGTGGGGGAAGACTGAGAACTGCAGTCCAGTTAAATAGATACCTTCATGTGGGcaatctgatcctgctcccaatgGAAACGCTTCATCTGATTTTCTTCCAGCTCCAGCCGGGTCTTCACATATTGATCATAATTTCCCTGGAGGGAGAGACCACAGGCCATGAGACAGCTCCCAAAGGCCACGCCCTCCCTGCACATAACTGAAACAAGATGCCCAGGCCTCTTGCAAAGAGGTGCTCTCTAGACTGCACATTCCTGTCCTGGAGCCAGGGATGGGTCTGGGATGGAGATGGTAGCCTAAACAGgggtctcctcctcttcccccatcccaggaGCTTGTCACACCCTGGTCCCATTCACTCACCGTGTAATACTTCAGTTTGCGGTTGTGCATGTGGATGATGTTGGTGCAGATGCCATTCAAGAAGTCCTGGGAGTGGGAGATCAGCACAAGGATCCGTTTGAACCTGCAGCACCACACGGCTATTAGAGGCCCAACTGGGATGAGACTCCTAGGCTGGCAGCCCTGCCAGGGACCACGAGGGATTCATGTGCACTACAAACCACTCTGGATTCCCTCCCATTACAGAGAACCAGATGCTGCAAGAGCTTTAGGGAAAGCTCCTAGGCCAAGTCCCAGGAAAGAAGATGATCCCTCACCACAACTGGGCAGAATGAACAGGAAAGAGGCCCCGACACACACTTTTTGGAGGGCCTAGTCTGCTCCGTGGGAAACATTAATTCAGTAATGCCTCCCAGAGAGAGTCCTTTTGGGCATGGACTCTCCTACTGTCCattcagcacccagcacaatggccCCTCTGTGACACCATAATACAAACAGACATGTCCACAGGTGGCACCTACAGACAGCTGCTGGGAGCGATTGCTCCAGGAAGCGAGCTGCCCTGGGATGCCCCAGAAGGGTGCACGGGCACCAGAGCACAGCAATAGCTGCCTCCAGCCACGCTTACGTTTTCAGCTCCTCTTCCAGCCACACACAGGCATCCAGGTCCAGGTGGTTTGTGGGCTCGTCCAGCAGCAGCATGAATGGCCGAATGAAGAGAGCTCTGCAGAAGCCAGAAGGAGAGAGGTAGTTGAATAGAGGTTTCCCCAAGCCCAGTTTGGAGGGTGGATGTCCAGAAAGCAACTCCCACCACCTCCCCAGAGATCTCTGCACCTCCAATGTAGCAACCTGGAACAGAAGAGGGGAGTGCCCAGGGAGGGAACACTGAGCATAGCACTCACCTGGCAAGAGCCACCCTCATTCGCCAGCCGCCACTAAAATCTTTCAGCTTCTTCCTCTGCATGGCTGGAGTGAATCCCAAACCGTACAGGATCCGTGAGGCCCGCACCTCTGCCTTATCGGCGTCAAGCTCCTCCAGACGCTCATACAGCTCCATCAGCTTCTCACACTCCGCTGTGAGAGAAGACTCCACCAGTCAGCACCTGCGCCAGCACCTCATCAATCCAAGTCCCCACCAGCGTCCCACTCTCCACTCACGTCCCTCCTCACTGCTGCCTGCAGCGGCTAGGGGctacctctctgccccctggttCACAAACCCCCTCCCAAGGCAGGGATCCCATAGCAAGCTCCAGGGGAGCAAGCTCCACTCTAGTTTGAATGGAAGGTGCTGTTGTGTTGCTGGAGAAGGAGCAGCACTCTCCAGAAATCTCCAGCTAAAACTGGGCAGCAGAGTCAGGCTTCATGCCCTGTGAAAACTTTGGTGAAGAGCCTGAGTAAGAGGCCCTTCCCCCAAGGTGATTCCTTGCCTACATGAACCCCACTTGAGCATTACCGTCCTCGTGAGCCAGCCGCTCAGCTTCCCGCTCCAGCATGGCCCTCTCCGTATCCACCTCCATCACACACTGTATTGGCGTCTTCTCGCTAGGGGGCATCTCTCGGGTCAGGTGATATATGTCAATGTGCTCTGGGATTGGCACTTCCCGCTTCCCGATAGCGGACAGGAGCATCGACTTTCCTATGTACAGGCAGGTAGGCAGACAAACACCCTCCTGTTACTATCTGGCATTGAAAGCGAGTGCAGTTATTACTATGTGATTACCATGACACCTAGGAGCCCTACTCATAAATCAGGAACCtactgtgctaggtactgtacaaacagaacaaaaagacagtaccTTCCCCAAGGGGCTCACAGTCTAAGTGTAAGGCAAGAAACAATAGATAGGTACAGACAGGGGAGTATGAGGAAacaagacaatattggtcagcgtGGTAGGCAGCGGTCTCTGCACACTAGCAGACTAATGGTCAAGTTTTATGTAGGATCAtcggaaaggagagttttaaggataGTCTGGAAAGTAGATAAGGAGGTAGCTCTGCAGGTATTTATGGGGAGCACCTCCCAAGCACGTGGGGCAGCCTGGGCGAACGCACAAAGGTGttagaaaatgtaacaagtgggcacTGGAGGCTGGCATCTACTGATCAGAGGCAGGCATCAAACAGAGAAATGATAGATAAAGCTGGGACTAACTATGAAGAgccttgaaaatgaagacaagcaGTTTATGTTTGAGatgatagagaagggggagccagtggagggattcaaagagagggctgacatggtcaaagtgacaggCTAGGAAAACGATCTTTGTAACAGTATCTTGAATGGGTGTTAGTGGGGCAACAatgcatttgtcaagaacagagagatggatgttgcagtaatcaagaagCAAGATGCTGAGAGCTTGGAAGAGAATTTTAGccgtgtggatggataggaaagatCATATCTTAGATATTATGTAGAAAGAATCAGACAGATTTAGATACAGCCCAGACATGAAGACCTAGAGAGAGGTCAGAATCAAATGTGGCTCCCAGGTTATGAGTGTTAGTGACAGGCAGGAGGGTGGTGTTGTCCATAGCGATCAGGAAAGAAGATAGCAGGGAGGGTgattaggagctctgttttacccatgttaagcttgagctgatggctagacatccacaaggagaGGTCAAAAGAGACAGACTGAGGTTTTAAGCTTGGACAGAAGGAAacaggtctggagtagagagCTGAATCATCAACACAGAGATAGTaactgaatttgtgtttgcataTGAGATTACCCAGAAataaggtggagagagagagagaaggggagggacCAAGGGCAGAGCCCTGTGGAAACCACACAGAACCTTtggaaggcagaggaggaggatcCTCCATTAGAGAGGTAGGCgtagaaccaggagaggacagagtcatAAAAGCCAAGAGAGGGCAGGATTTCAAGGAGGGAACCATGGTCACTATGACCTCCCTGCACTGTGACACCGATGCTGCTAAATACACAACACAAAGCTGCAATGCGAATCCATCTAACTTCCTTCCCTGTTTTACTCCCCCTGGGATAAGGGCAGGTGCCCCAGGTGTATTTGCTGCACTACCCCAGCTGAGTCtcactctgttttttcctgcTCAGGGGGCACCTCTCTCCAGCATCACTGAGATTTTGCATCTTACAGCTCACCACCAGTTCATTGACCCCTCCTCCTCCCGAGCATTGTTTCTCCAAACCAGCGCTGAGAAGCTCTCTCCCCACATGTACACAACACCCCCCAATCTCACCTATCCCATTGAGCCCGATAAGGCCATAGCGACGTCCTGAGTTCAGCTCGAGTTTGGTGTCGCTCAGCAGCTCCTGGCCGTGGAAGGTCAGCGAGAGGTTAATGATGTGCACATCAGTGCTGTTGGGGTGGGAGGCCAACACCCCAGTGACAGCACGAGCAGCTGCTTTCTTCAGCTCAAAGTCCTCCAGCTCCTTCGTCAAAGCATCTATCTCTGTGTGCGGAGACAGGCCAAAAGACAAGGACTAACCCAGGGTCCCCATGGcagccctcactccacccccagcacccAAAATGATGTGCGAGTCTGCCCCTGCCCAAGCACTGTTCCCCAGGAAAAGAGGCAGCTCACTTGCTCAGCAAAGCAGGCAGAGTCACCATGGttagtgaaaaacaaaacaaacaagcaaaaaaaaaaaaaaacacacaccaaacGAACAACACaccacaaggagtacttgtggcaccttagagactaacaaaggtatttgggcataagctttcgtgggctaaaacccacttcatcagatgcatgcagtggaaaatagagtaggaatatatatatatacacacagaacatgaaaaaatgggtgttgccataccaattgTAACAAAATTAATCAATCAAAGGgggctattagcaggagaaaaaaaacttttgtactgataatcgggatggcccatttcaaacagttgacaaggtgcgagtaacagtaggggaaaaattagcatggggaaataattgattagtctcattacagttggcaTGGCAACAACCAAATACCCTGTGCCACTCAGATGCCAACATCTGATCTCCACAAAAGTGGAGGGTTTCTTGAATCAGTCAAGCTGCAAGAAAGCACcacacagtgcttaatttgtaatgaaaaagatgccagggctcaagcagtTTTTTACATCCATAACTGATTCAGCAAGCCTAGAGGTggggggctctgaactgccaagccctgGCTGCAATTAAGCACTGGCAGCTCAGCCACTGCTGAGCTGGGAGGCACCTGATGAGCCTGCCTACCTACCCAGAAAAAGGAAAGAGTCCAACACAGGATGCTCCTTTCTCACCTGACCCTTCTGTCCCATTGGCCTCCTCATTCTTCATCTCCTGTTGCTCAATCTCAgcatccccattctcctctaggGTTTTCTTTGGCCGTTGGCGAGCTTTGGCTGCCTCTTTCTTCTTGGCTGCCTTCTTCTTGGCCAGGTCAGAGGGCATGGTTACAGGTCACAGCTCTAGTACAGTTcaaaaggaagaggaagcagaGCCCCATTAGAGAGAAGCCAAGGCCTGGCACAGACCCTGGGGCTGAGTCCCTTTCCTGGGCTTCCATGACAATT is part of the Dermochelys coriacea isolate rDerCor1 chromosome 2, rDerCor1.pri.v4, whole genome shotgun sequence genome and encodes:
- the LOC119851240 gene encoding ATP-binding cassette sub-family F member 2; this translates as MPSDLAKKKAAKKKEAAKARQRPKKTLEENGDAEIEQQEMKNEEANGTEGSEIDALTKELEDFELKKAAARAVTGVLASHPNSTDVHIINLSLTFHGQELLSDTKLELNSGRRYGLIGLNGIGKSMLLSAIGKREVPIPEHIDIYHLTREMPPSEKTPIQCVMEVDTERAMLEREAERLAHEDAECEKLMELYERLEELDADKAEVRASRILYGLGFTPAMQRKKLKDFSGGWRMRVALARALFIRPFMLLLDEPTNHLDLDACVWLEEELKTFKRILVLISHSQDFLNGICTNIIHMHNRKLKYYTGNYDQYVKTRLELEENQMKRFHWEQDQIAHMKNYIARFGHGSAKLARQAQSKEKTLQKMMASGLTERVVNDKTLSFYFPPCGKIPPPVIMVQNVSFKYMKDGPWIYNNLEFGIDLDTRVALVGPNGAGKSTLLKLLTGELLPTDGMIRKHSHVKIGRYHQHLQEQLDLDLSPLEYMMKCYPEIKEKEEMRKIIGRYGLTGKQQVSPIRNLSDGQKCRVCFAWLAWQNPHMLFLDEPTNHLDIETIDALADAINEFEGGMMLVSHDFRLIQQVAQEIWVCEKQTITKWQGDILAYKEHLKSKLVDEEPQLTKKTHNV